The DNA region cgcggagcggctgggcccgtgagccatggccgctgggcctgcgcgtccggagcctgtgctccgcaacgggagaggccacaacagtgagaggcccacataccgcaaaaagaaaagaaaaaaaaaaaaaaaaaaaaaagaattgtcataACACATCCCACACCTGTCTACATTCTCCCATAGCTGAGAACTACATCCTCATCCACCACAACAGGAAGCCCACTGATAACATCAAGTTGAGACATCAGAGAGCAGGATAAGCACGTTttgcaaatatataataatttttttaaatggaggaaCTCTTTTGGTGGTATCTTGTAGTTAAAAAGTGACTGCCTCTGAGGAGTGGGAATCAGGCAGGGCAGGAGATGGTTTCCCATATAGCTTCAGTCTTACTTATTTTTAAGAACATGcacttatacttttttctttttaattattggaGTACTTCAGGAGTAGGAAACCCAGATGCCACCTATTCTGGCCAAAAGCACACAGAGACTGTTCCAGTTTGCTCTCCATCTACGGCACCATCACAGAAGGCCCTGCCCCTTTGGTATTCTCAGCCTGCCTGTCAGTCCCCTTCTAAGAGGCAAAAGGGGACACAGAACTCAGTGGGGGCCTTTGCTCActccccttctccccacacctGAGGGATACGACCTGGAAAAGGACAGATCAATTGGAGTTTAGCAATTAAATCTTAATCTTTAAAACTCAGGCAAGCTTATGATTTAAGGAAAACTTCTGGACCTCAGGTGCTGCTGGCTGCATTCATATTCTGTTCACTGGACACCCGTGACCCTTCCTGTCTTGGGTGTGACTAGAGGCAAAACGACCAATTTCTCTAACCTGAGATCTGATCCAGCACCTGAGATCCGATAAGGCATCCTTTTAATTCCTACCGCCATCAGCCACCTGAAAAATGTGGTCCATCACAGGTTCACAAGCCTGCCTGGGCATCAGAATCATCTAGAAAGCTTTGCAGAAACTTAAATACCTAGGACCCTACCCCATCCCTATGGAACTGAACTGAATCTCTGAGGTCAGTCCTGGGaatctctgtattttttaaaaggcgaTTTTGATGCCAATGGTCCAGACTGGCATTTGGAAACCACTGGTTTTGGCTCACACTACTGGCACATCCAGCATGTCTGAagtacacagagacacagagccaGAATATTTAAAATTGGGGGCGGCTGGAGAATCTGAAGTGGACACAACTGCACTTTGGGTCTCCCCAAAGGTCTAACCCTCTGCAGAACACCGACCTGCTCCTGGGGAGGACggcagctcaggggcactgcaattcacaaactgcaATTTTGTGGTCACCTCACCTGGTCACTCATGTCTCCAGACTCCCAGAGGGCGAACACCTTCTGCTCATCCGGGGAAGCAGCCGTCTGTGGGGGAAACTGACCAAGGCCCAGGTGTGAGCCGGCCGATCTCGTGTTCACCACCTggaccctccctcccccgggGCCCTCAGTCTGCACCCGCCCAGTTCTGGGAACAgagttccagtcccagctcctgcctccCACCAGCCGTGGGCCGTGGGCCGTGGGCCGCTGCACACCTGCCTCTGCATCCTCCTCCTCACCAGCCGCTCCCCGCACGCAGAGAGGCTCCTGTGAGGAGCCGGACGCATCGGCCCGCGGCCCGCGGCCCGCGGACATGCTCGGTAAGGCGGGGAGGAGGCTGCTTCTGTTTTTCCCATCAGCCTGGCATTAGCTCTCCTCTCTGCTTTAACATCCAGCGTCCTCCCACCCTAAATATCAACCCTCTGACGTGTCCCGAGAAGCATCCCACCCCCATAACTCCTTAGGAATATCCTGAGGATTCCTTTCAATCCCTCCCACAAGGGCCGTGCCCGTACAGGTTAGAGGGGCTGCCCGACCCTAAGCGGCCCGTGCCTCGCAGCTCAGCAGCGTCCGAAGTGGGCCGAGGAAAGGGTGGCCCAGGCTCCTGGTTCCTGGAGAAGGGGGACGGAGGAAGGGGCGCCTGGTGGAGTGGCACCGCAACACAAGCCAGAGTAACAGTTCCTACCACGTAGAGCCCCAGGTGGGGCTCTAAATATACAGTGTCATTTGCTACCAGAGAGGAAGCGAGGCGTTGCTGCCTCCACTCCCCATGAGAAAAGCTCGGTTCGGAGAGTTCACTCAGTGTCTGTGGTCACACAGCTAACAGGTGGCAGAACCAGGAGTTAAACTCAAGTCTTTGCAAGTGTACttgctctccctgggcctcagctcccttgtataaagaaaaacaaggctGGACAGGAACATTCCACCTTGGACATGACCGTGATGCAGGATCACGGGTCCCGAGGGTGGCCCACTCCATGCCCCTCGCCCTCTATCCACTCCAACAGCACAAGATGGCCTGGCTAACATCAGGCAGGCACCTCTCCCTTGCCTGGCTCAGTCAGTCAGCAAAAGGCGAGTCTGCAGATAACCGGACCCGTCTACTACGTGGACAAGGGTGGCTCCGAACAGGGCAGGGCCCCCAAAGCCCAGTACTTTCTGTAGAGAGCTCACCAAGGAGGCTCCTTGCCACGAGGGCCAGATCCCCCGGGACACCCCAGCCAACCTGGGACCCAGGGCCTCTCGTCCTAGTTTCTGCTCCTCACGTACACAGGGATGGGCCTTTGCCTCACATCACCCAGGGGTGCAGGTGCTTCTGACCTTAGACTGCAGACGTCAGCGCTCCCTTGTTAGGAAGCAGACAcagccccacctcaccccacgtGCTGCCAGGTGTGGACAGAGCCTGGGAGAGAGAATGACGGGCAGAGCCTCCCTGGGGCCACAGCCTGGCATGCTTCACCCTCAGCGCAGGGAGGTGGTCTCCAAGGGTCCATCTGCTCTTGCACTTCCTCCCCTCTAGGGCCCCTTCCAATGACGGGACAAGAAGCCTCGGGCGGggagggccggggtggggggtggggtggggtggcccGCCCTGCACCTGCAGACTTGGCACCAGAAATGCTAATGGAAAGGCCACAGGGCCACGCTGGTCAGCCAGCCTCCAGGGCAGGGAGGCCCACCGGCAGGagcccaggcacagctgggggcTCTGGTGAGAGGGCCAGCTCATCTCAGCTGAAGCAGAAAGGATTTAAGACTTGGAGCCACTGTACAGAGGTTCAACTTCCAGCTCTATCACTTCCTGGGTATGTGACCTTTAAACAAGTTCATTCTACTTTGAAACTCTGGCTTCTTCATCTACGGTTGCAAGAAGATCAAATGATACTAGAAGTCAAATCATCTTGAAAAACGGCAAAGCTGACAGGAATGAGGgaggtgccgggacaggagggggcTAGACCCCGGGACGGAGAGCCGGCGTGACCAAGGAAGGCCCTGCTGTGTGCCAAGCCAACAGGTGATGGCCTTCAGACTCCCACTCAGCCCTCACCAAAGCCCCTTGACACAAAAACTAACATTCACCCACTCGAGATGAGGGTGCAGAGCGGAGAGGCTgaccagcccaaggtcacacccaGCAACCACGTGGGAGCCGATATTCACACCGAGGCCAACAGTCTCCCAGGTGCCCCTGCCCCGTGCACCCTACAAACAGCTGTTTCCCCCAAAGCCGGCAGGGCTCAGGCCACTCTGGTACCAGGTTCTCTCCACAGCCACTTTCAGCCAGGAAAGATGCTGCCGACCCAGGAGCCCTCCGAGGGGGCATGTGCTGCCCGTCCAGCAGGCGCTACTTACAGGCACCAGTATCTGCTTGCAGCCGGCGGCCAGCACCGTTTCCTGCAGCATGCGGTCCGAGATGCCGCTGAAGAGCATGTGGCCGGGGGGCAGGCTGGCCAAGTGCAGGTTGAAGAGGCGCTTGAGTTCGCTCAGCGTGAGCACAAACTGTCTCTGAAAGGTGGCCTCCACGAAGGCCTTCAGTTCCCGGGCCACGGGGGTACCAGCAGAGCCTGAGGGCGGGTGCCCGTTGAAGCTGTCCCCGCCTGCCCCCCGCGCAGCAGGCAGCCCGTTGGCCAGCCTGCTGTGGAGGCCACCGCCGGGCGAGGTGTCCATGGGCTGCTCATCCTCCGCCCcctgctcttcctcttcctccccctcctcactcATGGGCTCCTCCTTGATCCGCACAGCGGGCAGGACCGAGGACGCCCGCAGCTGCTCCTTCCTCCGCTGCAGCTCCCGCTCCAGCAGCGCGTGGTTCTGCTGGGCCTGTCTTTTGGCGACTTGGACCCGCTGGTCCCCAGAGACCTGCCCAACAGGCCCTGCGGAGAGACACAGGGCTGCTCAGGACAGTAGGGACCGTACAGGGAAGGGCCTGAGATGAAGGGCCCCGGCCCCTCTGCCCCACAGACGTTCCCTTCCATCCTGATGGGGACACCCTGCTGACCAGAGGAAGGGGACAGGGAAAATGCAAGCCAGCTGGCACAGAAGCAAGCGGCCCAGCCTGCCTTTCGCCCCCACCTTACCCAGAAGGAATGTGGCTACCCCAACAATGAGGGAAGAAACAGAACCAGGAAAAGCAGATTCCCACATTCAGAGACCCCAGCCAGGGTGGGTTACTGCTGAGTCCCTGCCACCGGCATCCCTGCCAACCCAAGAGGGCGAGAAATCTCAGCAGCCTGGAACCCAGACACAGCCCTGGAACCCAGAAGCCTCAGTCCCTGAGGCCAAGGCTCTGCCACTGGACAAGCCTCCAGCTGAGGGAAGAGGGCACAGAAGGACAGCCAACAACGAGCCACACCCCCTCATATCCCCCCACAGGCTGAGCCCTGACTAGTTCCAGAAAAGTACCCCTTCTGGAGCCAGTGTCAGGGTTAGGGGCCCACCCAGCCAACACCCCTCCACACCTGATTGTCCATCCGGCTTCTTTGGCATGGTTTCCTTCACAAGATTATAAACTTTTTCTAATCTGAAAAGAAGAGCGACCCTCTTAACTTTAAACCGTGTCCCCTCACGTCACCTGCCTCCCAGCAGAAACACCCCCTTAAGCCCTGGACATCCTAGTCCCTGAAGACGCCGCACGCCTGGAGCTTCGCCGGTCTCTCCCGGCGGCTCGGAGCCCCACGGCGGGGGCGGGGAGTGCTGGCCAGCCCTCCCTTCCCCAGCTGCTCCCCCGCCAGCCTGCCTGGGGCCACACAAGCCCCCGCTCCCGCTGCTCAGTGCTTTCCCCTCCTTCCCGACCCTTCAGAACAGACGCGGGTCAGTTCGAGTCAGCTCGGATCAGCAGGCGTGTCTGTGCCAGGTCTCTGCCGGGGGGATTCTGGGACCGAGCAGCAAGGTCCACCTGAGTGGAGGAGGGGTGCACACAGCCCCAAATTTGCATTCCTGCCCCAGATGCAGCCAGGCTGTGCTCCCCGCTGGAAGCAGGTGGCTGGGGACAACCTGGTGTTCCTCTGCCTGGCTCCCCCTCATCCCGCCCAGCAAGCTCTTACTTGGCCTGGATGCCCGTCCACAGCATGTGCTGCCGCTGGACCACATCTGGATGCTTCTTGATGAACTCCCCGTCATACGGCAGTATGAACTCCCAGCCCTTGTTGATCCTCACTACGGCCATGTGCTCTAGAAAGTCCTTCACGTCTTCCGCgcagagctggggagaggggggcAAAGGTGAGGCACGCCCAGCCCCCATTCCTCCAGTAGTGGGGCCGGGCCTCGGATCAAGAAGAACTTCACTTACTTTAGTGACCGCTGCCACCTCTTTCCTTACCACCCACCGGCTCTGCGTGAACTTCCACAtctaagggagaaaaagaagcttGTTTCCAGGAGGCAGGGATCCTACTAGGCCTGTCCCCAAAACCCCTGCTGTTGTCCTGGGAGCCTGGGATGAGGGCACAAAGCGGCGGCTCTGAGCCGGCCTGGGTGTCAGGCAGACTGGGTCTGGGTCCCGGCTGAGGGCAGTCACTTCAACTCTGAGCCTCCATCTCCTCCTCTGCAAAGGACCTCCTGGGCCACCTCTTCCAGGAGGGCAGCTGGACCCACTCCACACCACAGAAGCTCCCTGGGATGGGGGATACCTTGCCCGTATGTCACCTACAACTCAGATTTGACTAGACCCTCTCCCAGACCCCCAGATGTGATGGTGTCTGCGCGAACAGAGGAGGGCTCACAGGCAGCTGAGGGTGAGTGGCACACGTGTGGAAGGCGAGCCTGGGAGTCGATGCCACTGCACCCGGACCCCCAGAGACGAAAATAAGCCACACAGGTATCTGGACGCTAAGTACCCACAGGAGCTGGGACCCCCAGCTGGGAAAAGAGAAAACGGAGGCACTCTCTGAAACAGCTTAAGGGCTGCCTGGTGTGATCAGGTCTGCGCATGAGCTCACCAAGGTCACCACGGACAGCTCCAAGGAGACAGATTGCAGCAAACTCAAAGCACACTGCCAAGGTCAAGGGAGGCAGCGCAGGTCCCAGCAGCTCAGGGGTCAGGCCTTTGGGAGGGATGCCTTGGCTGGGACTTAAGCTCTGAATAAGGGCTGGGGGCGCAGACAGGGTGACGGGGTGGAGGCGTGAGCCAGCTCAGGAGCTGCAAAAAGCCCACAGCAACAGTGCAGGAAACATGCACGAGGAAAGCGGTTGTGAACTGGGGAGCGTGAGCCCCACTCAAAGAGGGTGCTGTTTGGGGGTGCGGGTCCAGTGGTACCAGACTGTCCAATTATTCATGACGACAGAAATCTAGTTTGAATCATGACTGTGATTTGTAAAAACAGACAACTaagtcaacattttaaaaacaccacTCAGGTCAAATGGCTCCTTGGCCAGAATCTACCTATGGGACTCCAGTTTGCAACCTCCAGGCTAGGAACTCAAAGGTTCTTATGAAGCTGAAGACTCCAGGGTctgagaggaaggagaagaaaggcacAGAGTCCAGAGCCCTccactccccccagccccaccctggccACACATACCTGCTCTTTGCCCACTGCCTGGGCGAAGGTCCGGGACGCTCTGTGCTGCCCCAGTCCTCCTCCCATGATGCCCCAACCCGGGAGGCCAGAGAGCCTGGGCACTTACAACAAAGTCTCGGCCCCTGCAGAGCACCTCAGCAGGCACGCCGCTGTGAGGGCTAGAAGAGTCCTTGGGGTACAGGATGTCACTGCCAATGAGACAGGGTGGCAGGTCAGTCCCTGTCCTCAgcccctctgccccccaccccctcaggCTCCGAGTGGAAGCTCAGGCCTCTTTCCAACACAGGCGAGTGCTGGCCTGGGCCCCAACCGCTCCCCTCAGACCCTCCCCTTTTCCCTGGGAGCCTGGATCCAAGAGTTCTTCCTCCTACCCCTTTCCCAACGGCCCCCTCACACACTGGCCCAGCCCCAAGGGCCCTGACATAGTCGGAGGGGCCAGGAGCTCAGAGACAGACAAGGTGAGCCCAGGACTCTGGCAGACAGCAAGTCCCACCTGTAAAGCAACACACAAGGCCTTACCACTGGCTGAAAGGGAAGGGGGGAGCAGCGTGAGCTGAGGCAGGAGGGGTCAGGGACTGCGATCCAGACAGACCCCAAGCACGGGTGAGGCTGAAGCCTTTGGAGAGAATGGGACCAGCACTCAAGGCTCAGGGACCTTCAAGGGCAAATGAACAGGCACCAAGGCTTAAAAGTGTCTCCTGACCCCAAGTCCAGACGCAGACCCTGTTGCCCAGGAAAACACACACGTCCCTGGCGATCCGTGCCCGGGGCGCCTTTGCTCTCCCCGCCCCACTCGCCTCCTCAATCTCACCTGGCAGCCAACTACTACTTTCCTTCAAGGTTGAGCTCTGTGTCCACCCTTCCTGCAAAGCTCTACGGGACAGGGCCCTGGCCCCATCTCTGCCACACAGAGAGGAGGTACCCACTAAGTACATAGTGTGGTCCGTGCGCTGGGCTGTAATGGTGCCTGCCCCACCCGTCCCCCCGGCCCACTTTCCTGAGGACAGGGACAGCACTGAATGAGAGCACAGTGCAGGGCACAGGACAAGCCGTCCAGACGCATTTACTCAACAGATGGGAGCATCCTGTATCACCTCCTCACAGGAACACCGAGGGACAGGGCATGGAAGGACCACTACCCGCGGGTGTGGCAGAACACACAGGGCCCAGGAGGGCCTACCTTCAAGTCCCAGGGACGGGCAGACCATAAGCTGAATGGGGCAGCAGCGCCAGGGCATGAGCGGTGCTGGGGGAGCTCAAACCCCAGCTCGGTGGCTGCCCGGCTGCCAGACATCTGGCAAGTCTCCGTGCCTCCTCTGGGCGAGCATCCTCAGGGGGCTAATGGGATGGTCCCTCCTGGATTTCATCCATCCGCAGCATAAATACACATAAGTGTCCCATTTAACAAGTGATGTGCCATCACGAAGGTCCTCGTAATTAAACACTTGTGTCACATAAGACAATAGCTGCAAGGACCCACAAGGCATGCTGGGCATCGTTTCCCAGGGAAAGGCCATCACCATGTGGCAGTGACATGACTTTGCACTTCACTTGGCCAACCATCTGTGAAATGATGGACTTTTTGCAatgaataacttttttaaaaatttggaacaATTTACATTTTGACAGATTGTTCACTGTACCTCACACTTTCTAAAAAGTGAGTATTCAAGTATTTTATATTATACAATTTAGAAGTAATATAATTCAAGTGTGCATAAAACATAGCCACACCGTATTTACCAAGGGTCTACCATTTGCCGGGCATTATACTGAGTACCAGGGATAAAGGGAGAGTCAAAACAGACAGTCCCTACCCCTAGAAACTGACAGTCTAGGGAGGAGGCAAGGTCTAGAGGAGGAATCACAGGAGGAGAGAAACTACTGAAGGACAGCAAGCCACAGATTCAGGACCTATGAACCCCAACAGGATACATAAAAAGAAATTCCCACTTAGGCCCATCTTAACGAGCCCTGGGAAGCCAAAgcaagagaaaatcttaaatgcAGCCAGAGGGAAACGAAGGAACATGTATTAGACAGACAATAAAAACAATGGAAGTCAAACTGCAATGAAATTACGTTAGTGTgtggaaagaaaataatcaacctagaattctatactcagTAAAAAATAtccttaacacaacattgtaaatcagccatacttcaataaaattaaaaacaaacaaaaatatccttcaagaacAAAGGTGAAATAGACATTTCCAgataaagaaaaaccagagaaaTTCATCACCTGCAGACCTTCACTTTAGCAATAGGAAATTATCACAGTTAGGAACTCAGAGATGCCAAAAGGAATGAtgagcaaaataaaaaggcaaatacatCAGCAGATCTAAAAAATATTGACTGGATAGTATAATGTCTTATGGGatttaaaacagaattaaaatatataaatacaatgacACGAGTTGAGaggaagataaatataaaatactctAAAGGTCGTTGAATCGTCATGGATGAGGGTAAAAAGCAGCAACTAATACTAAACTGTGAAATGTGCAGGGTAATCACCAAGTCAAGAAAGGATAACTTCCAAGTTAGTGGGGAAAATGGAATAACAAGAAAAGAaggtaaaaatgaatataaaatgcaATGTAAGCTGGACAAATAAAAAGCACTAAGGTAGACTTAAACCCAAAACATCAGTACTTAACATTCAATTTAAATGGGTTAAGCGCTCCCAACTAAGGGGCTAAAATGAACTTACCTCTTCACCACCCAGTTTCCTTGGACTAACATCGCCACCTTCTGGATACCACGCAGAACAGCCACAGAGTCGATGGAGGGGCCCAGGAGGCTCATCAAGTTGGCAAAAGGCATGACCTTCACTGAGGAGGGCACAGGAGACATCAGACAAGGCAAGAAGGGCCTGGGCTCACATAAGACTCCCAGCATGACAGTGCTAACAGTAACAGCTGGCATTCACTGGCTGCTTACTCTGGGCAGGCACCCGCCTCTCACTGAGCCCTGGAGGAAACACCCACTGGAAGACCGAGGCGTGCCTCATGAGGAAGACTCAGCCCAGGAAGGTTTCAAAATTCACCCATGATCACTTGGCTAGTAAGTGGCatggccaggacttgaacccaggccatctggGTCCAAAGTTCATGCACTTCATCACCGTACTCTGCTCTCCCTGACCCGAGCCCCGAGCCCAAGTGAAgaaggggcagggcctggggaggcCCCGTGTCTTCTGCAGCAAGGCCAGCGGCCTGGCTCCCCCTGGGAGCGCCCCTCTCCACTCAGACCTCGGAGCCCCTGGTGCTGGCACCTCAGAAGAGCCCAGGGCCTGGGACTCCACTCTGAGGTTCAAGGCTCACGTCCACCCTAAAGGTTCTGGCCTTCAGCATCCCCACGGTGCGGAGCCTGGCAAGGGCGCCACAAAGTAGTGCAAGTGAACGCGCTTTGTTGTGAAAATGAACGTAGCTCACGTTCACATGCAAGGCTCTGTACAGTCCCTTTAGAGGCCTcacctctgaatcctcacctcAGCCCCATGAGCTATCTTAGTCCCTTTTTATAGATAAATAATCTAAGGCTCAGGAAGGCCAGTGGCCTGCCCAGGCTCACACAGCAGGGGAGTGGCAAAGGTGGCAGGGACCTGCAGCCCATCTGAGGTAGCCCGCCACCAGCTCTAGTGCGCCTTCCAGACAAGGCCAGAGCCGTAAAGCTGGGCGGGCTCTGGGTAGTGGGGCCTCTGGTCTCGCCCCTTGGTCCTTAAGTCTTTCGTAACTCCACTTCCCCAGGAGATGGCAGGACTGGGGCCCCCCAGACGGCAGGGCAGGGCTGCCCACTCACCATTCTTCATCAGGATCTTGATCTGATCAGCTAGGGGCAGGGTGCGCAGCTGGGCCATGGACAGGACATTGCTGGGGGCCACGGGTTTTTCTCTGTTGAAAACAAATGCAAAGGGTTAGGAGGCCAGGGGCGCGttagggggtgggaaggggaaggggggtgaAGGCGTTCAGCCCCTCTACTCACTTCTCCTCCTCCTGGCTGGGAGGCATCAGCATCGTGAGGTACTCACTGTGGCAGGAGAGAACGGGGTCAGCAGCTCCCAGGGCTCTGTCCTTGTCCCACCCAGCCCCCAACCAGGCTGTATCCAAGCCCCCTCAAACTCCCACACCCCCTCCTGGCCCTCTCCGGAGGATGATGGGCTACTCCACATCCCTCCCCCATGTTACAGAAGGGGCCACAGTCCCAAGGGAGGACCCACAACAGAGGGACCCTCCTGGGGCCAGCGTCGGGCTCAGTAGCCCTCAGCAGCCCTGGGCTGGCCAGTCTCACCTGGGTGACTTGACAAGCTCTGTGTTCTCAACCCCGCTGGAGCCCTGGCACAGCAGGTACTGGCGCTCATGCTCAGAGCGGCTGTCCTGTTGGGGAGGAATAGGGTGTGAGAGGAACCTCAGCCAACATTCCAGACCTCCCTCTGTGATCCAGTTCTCACCCCTGCATCACCTTCTGCTCCAGCCACCCACTGTCCTGCTCTGAGGCCAGCCACGGGATCAATCCAACCTCCTGAGCATGGCACTCAAGGCCTCTGCGATGTGGACTCAACCAACTACCTTCCTGCCTTTATGACTACACAGCCCCAGCACCCACGCCTCAGTGCCCTGTCTGATACAGGAACACTGAAAgcaatgataaaaataacaactaacattcactgagcatctactatgtgccaggccctgttccaaTGGCTGTATACATACTCTAACTCATCTCATCCCCAAAATAACTATGAAATTAGGTACTCTTActagtattcccattttacagataaggaaactgaggctcagagagattaagtaatttgcctaaggttACACACTAGGAAATAGCAGAGCTTCTGGAAGTCTGACTGACCCAAAGTGTAAGGCTCTGTCAACACAAATCTCTTTCAGAATAATCAGGGGCTGCTCCTCTTCCAGAAAAACGCTGCAGAGCCCTTGTCTATGGTGTCTTTGTGAGCTAACATTCAATTGCTTCCCTTACTCAACACACAGTTTCGAGGACTGCGCTCTAAGTCAAGTACAGTAAAAATCACCCTTGGCAGGTGCACAGTGAACTCAGCCATGGGACAGGTGGCTGATTCTCCACGGAGCAGCCGATGAAGCGTCTAGCCTTCATTCAGGACCCACGATACTTAAAAGTAtgtaaccagggcttccctggtggcgcagcggttgagagtccgcctgccgatgcaggggacatgggttcatgccccggtctgggaagatcccacatgccgcggagcg from Mesoplodon densirostris isolate mMesDen1 chromosome 16, mMesDen1 primary haplotype, whole genome shotgun sequence includes:
- the POLR3E gene encoding DNA-directed RNA polymerase III subunit RPC5 isoform X1 — protein: MANEEDDPVIQEIDVYLAKSLAEKLYLFQYPVRPVSMTYDDIPHLSARIKPKQQKVELEMAIDTLNPNYCRSKGEQIALNVDGACADETSTYSSKLMDKQTFCSSQTTSNTSRYAAALYRQGELHLTPLHGILQLRPSFSYLDKADAKHREREAANEAGDSSQDEAEEDVKQITVRFSRPESEQARQRRVQSYEFLQKKHAEEPWVHLHYYGLRDSRSEHERQYLLCQGSSGVENTELVKSPSEYLTMLMPPSQEEEKEKPVAPSNVLSMAQLRTLPLADQIKILMKNVKVMPFANLMSLLGPSIDSVAVLRGIQKVAMLVQGNWVVKSDILYPKDSSSPHSGVPAEVLCRGRDFVMWKFTQSRWVVRKEVAAVTKLCAEDVKDFLEHMAVVRINKGWEFILPYDGEFIKKHPDVVQRQHMLWTGIQAKLEKVYNLVKETMPKKPDGQSGPVGQVSGDQRVQVAKRQAQQNHALLERELQRRKEQLRASSVLPAVRIKEEPMSEEGEEEEEQGAEDEQPMDTSPGGGLHSRLANGLPAARGAGGDSFNGHPPSGSAGTPVARELKAFVEATFQRQFVLTLSELKRLFNLHLASLPPGHMLFSGISDRMLQETVLAAGCKQILVPFPPQTAASPDEQKVFALWESGDMSDQHRQVLLEIFSKNYRVRRNMIQSRLTQECGEDLSKQEVDKVLKDCCVSYGGMWYLKGTVQS
- the POLR3E gene encoding DNA-directed RNA polymerase III subunit RPC5 isoform X2, giving the protein MANEEDDPVIQEIDVYLAKSLAEKLYLFQYPVRPVSMTYDDIPHLSARIKPKQQKVELEMAIDTLNPNYCRSKGEQIALNVDGACADETSTYSSKLMDKQTFCSSQTTSNTSRYAAALYRQAGDSSQDEAEEDVKQITVRFSRPESEQARQRRVQSYEFLQKKHAEEPWVHLHYYGLRDSRSEHERQYLLCQGSSGVENTELVKSPSEYLTMLMPPSQEEEKEKPVAPSNVLSMAQLRTLPLADQIKILMKNVKVMPFANLMSLLGPSIDSVAVLRGIQKVAMLVQGNWVVKSDILYPKDSSSPHSGVPAEVLCRGRDFVMWKFTQSRWVVRKEVAAVTKLCAEDVKDFLEHMAVVRINKGWEFILPYDGEFIKKHPDVVQRQHMLWTGIQAKLEKVYNLVKETMPKKPDGQSGPVGQVSGDQRVQVAKRQAQQNHALLERELQRRKEQLRASSVLPAVRIKEEPMSEEGEEEEEQGAEDEQPMDTSPGGGLHSRLANGLPAARGAGGDSFNGHPPSGSAGTPVARELKAFVEATFQRQFVLTLSELKRLFNLHLASLPPGHMLFSGISDRMLQETVLAAGCKQILVPFPPQTAASPDEQKVFALWESGDMSDQHRQVLLEIFSKNYRVRRNMIQSRLTQECGEDLSKQEVDKVLKDCCVSYGGMWYLKGTVQS
- the POLR3E gene encoding DNA-directed RNA polymerase III subunit RPC5 isoform X3, which translates into the protein MMTFRTSQPGSSPSSRSKGEQIALNVDGACADETSTYSSKLMDKQTFCSSQTTSNTSRYAAALYRQGELHLTPLHGILQLRPSFSYLDKADAKHREREAANEAGDSSQDEAEEDVKQITVRFSRPESEQARQRRVQSYEFLQKKHAEEPWVHLHYYGLRDSRSEHERQYLLCQGSSGVENTELVKSPSEYLTMLMPPSQEEEKEKPVAPSNVLSMAQLRTLPLADQIKILMKNVKVMPFANLMSLLGPSIDSVAVLRGIQKVAMLVQGNWVVKSDILYPKDSSSPHSGVPAEVLCRGRDFVMWKFTQSRWVVRKEVAAVTKLCAEDVKDFLEHMAVVRINKGWEFILPYDGEFIKKHPDVVQRQHMLWTGIQAKLEKVYNLVKETMPKKPDGQSGPVGQVSGDQRVQVAKRQAQQNHALLERELQRRKEQLRASSVLPAVRIKEEPMSEEGEEEEEQGAEDEQPMDTSPGGGLHSRLANGLPAARGAGGDSFNGHPPSGSAGTPVARELKAFVEATFQRQFVLTLSELKRLFNLHLASLPPGHMLFSGISDRMLQETVLAAGCKQILVPFPPQTAASPDEQKVFALWESGDMSDQHRQVLLEIFSKNYRVRRNMIQSRLTQECGEDLSKQEVDKVLKDCCVSYGGMWYLKGTVQS
- the POLR3E gene encoding DNA-directed RNA polymerase III subunit RPC5 isoform X4, which encodes MLPRSTGELHLTPLHGILQLRPSFSYLDKADAKHREREAANEAGDSSQDEAEEDVKQITVRFSRPESEQARQRRVQSYEFLQKKHAEEPWVHLHYYGLRDSRSEHERQYLLCQGSSGVENTELVKSPSEYLTMLMPPSQEEEKEKPVAPSNVLSMAQLRTLPLADQIKILMKNVKVMPFANLMSLLGPSIDSVAVLRGIQKVAMLVQGNWVVKSDILYPKDSSSPHSGVPAEVLCRGRDFVMWKFTQSRWVVRKEVAAVTKLCAEDVKDFLEHMAVVRINKGWEFILPYDGEFIKKHPDVVQRQHMLWTGIQAKLEKVYNLVKETMPKKPDGQSGPVGQVSGDQRVQVAKRQAQQNHALLERELQRRKEQLRASSVLPAVRIKEEPMSEEGEEEEEQGAEDEQPMDTSPGGGLHSRLANGLPAARGAGGDSFNGHPPSGSAGTPVARELKAFVEATFQRQFVLTLSELKRLFNLHLASLPPGHMLFSGISDRMLQETVLAAGCKQILVPFPPQTAASPDEQKVFALWESGDMSDQHRQVLLEIFSKNYRVRRNMIQSRLTQECGEDLSKQEVDKVLKDCCVSYGGMWYLKGTVQS